In Chiloscyllium punctatum isolate Juve2018m chromosome 10, sChiPun1.3, whole genome shotgun sequence, a single window of DNA contains:
- the LOC140482500 gene encoding C-X-C chemokine receptor type 2-like, with amino-acid sequence MDIQKFDLEDFNLSDILEDYTISYDYVIDPDMSPCTSVINESINTILAVIYSLVCFLAVTGNMIVMIVLLYNRRTISSTDIYLLHLAVADLLFAMTLPFWIADAVSGWVFGDAMCKIISMLQEVNFYSGILFLVCISINRYLSIVYATQARKQKKPFLIKLIVAAVWLVSIALSLPVLYKGEYIHSGRVMCYEILEGESAETWRITTRFLQHFVGFLIPLAAMIFCYSVMILKLYQTKGFQKQKAMKIIIAVVLSFVICWLPYNITVLVDTLMRSKLITETCDRRNHIDRALSATQSLGILHSCINPILYAFIGVKFRRNLLKVFVQKRIIKQTIMSKYRRSVSSITESGFISTSMHIASDENVRSASKTADNKHEIKF; translated from the coding sequence ATGGACATCCAGAAATTTGATTTAGAGGATTTTAACTTGAGTGATATACTTGAAGATTATACAATTTCCTATGATTACGTTATTGATCCAGACATGTCACCCTGTACTTCTGTCATCAATGAGTCAATCAACACGATTCTGGCTGTTATCTATAGCCTGGTGTGCTTCCTCGCTGTGACAGGGAATATGATTGTAATGATTGTCCTACTTTATAATCGACGGACCATATCATCCACAGACATCTACCTGCTTCATCTGGctgtggctgatctgctctttgCCATGACATTGCCTTTTTGGATTGCAGATGCTGTATCTGGCTGGGTTTTTGGTGATGCCATGTGTAAAATTATCAGCATGTTACAGGAGGTTAACTTCTACAGTGGGATTCTGTTTCTGGTTTGCATTAGTATCAATCGTTATCTGTCCATTGTCTACGCTACACAGGCCCGCAAGCAAAAGAAACCTTTTCTAATTAAGCTGATTGTTGCCGCTGTTTGGTTAGTGTCTATTGCTCTGTCTTTACCAGTTTTGTACAAGGGCGAATATATTCATTCTGGCCGAGTCATGTGTTATGAGATACTTGAAGGTGAATCAGCTGAAACATGGAGAATAACCACAAGGTTTTTGCAGCATTTTGTTGGGTTTCTGATCCCACTGGCTGCCATGATTTTCTGTTACAGTGTGATGATCCTGAAACTGTATCAAACAAAGGGATTCCAGAAACAGAAAGCTATGAAGATCATTATTGCCGTGGTGCTGTCCTTTGTAATTTGTTGGCTGCCGTACAATATAACTGTGCTCGTTGATACACTGATGAGAAGCAAACTCATTACTGAAACTTGTGACCGGCGCAATCATATTGACAGAGCTCTGTCTGCAACTCAAAGTTTGGGTATCCTGCACAGTTGTATTAATCCCATTTTATACGCATTCATTGGAGTGAAATTCAGGAGAAACCTGTTGAAAGTCTTTGTTCAGAAAAGGATCATTAAGCAAACAATTATGTCAAAGTACAGGAGATCTGTATCTTCAATCACTGAATCTGGATTTATCTCAACTAGCATGCACATTGCTTCTGATGAAAATGTCAGGTCAGCCAGCAAGACAGCAGATAATAAACATGAAATAAAGTTTTAA